The DNA segment aaacaatgtccaTGATAACTTTACTAAGTGTACAAGAGACATTTTAGGTAGGATTTTTCCAGTGTGTGATGTCTGTCACTGTGCAGGGCGCTCGGGATGGGCGGGACTAGAGGTCGGATTTACATCAAACATGCTGACCTGTTTAAGGTAAACACACACGCTGACCTCTGCGGTCATGAGGGCTACATGGTTGGTTGTCATGGTAACGCTGTGTGTCAGTATGCGGCAGACACAAAGGACAAGCAGTGGCTGGCTGAGCGTCACCACATGAGGGCGACGGGGGGAAAGATGGTGAGTTAGGAGCTCTTGTTGTTACCATGGCGAAATGATGATGCGACTCATGCTTGCTCGCTCAGGCATACCTGCTGATTGAGGAGGACATCCAGGATCTGTCTCGCAGTGACGAGTACAAGTGAGTCCcatgttgtcatggtaaccaACACAGTCCatattgactgtgtgtgtatgcagggACTGTCCCGACGTCAAGATGGACGAGATGAAGCCGTTCACGGTGCCCCAGTGGATGGTGGAAAAGATGCAGAGAGCCATGGAAGCTCAGAGAGacactgacctttgacccacaCACCGGCTTCATAACTGATCGTGTGACTAGAAGGTTCAGATGTGATTTTAATTgtaatggctgttttttttttttaagaaagaaCCTGTCTTGGTGATGACTTTCTTCTCCATTTGtgttaggggtgtccaaagtgtggtccaGCCACAGCTCCTTTCTTATTGGCGCAGGACACGGTTAAACATGGCCTGCATTAGGACATTACACAGACAAAACTAAAACGCCTGTGCATCTTAGCGGTGTCAGCCAACCACACCAATGAGAGTCAAAGTctttatttacagaaaaaaaatatttcaaggtgAGGACAGGTGAAGTGATGTTTTGGGCGCAAGCTGACGGAGATTATCACTCGATGCCTTCTTGTTTGTCTTTGATGGCTACTCTGAAGCGCTCCTCCAGCAGAGACAACTCACTGATGAGGTCAGTGATGGCATTCGTAAAGGCTtcctgtccaaaaaaaaaagcctcttcAAACTCTGCAGTGTATGTGAGTACAGTAACCCACAGGAGCAATCACATAACAGCAACGCTTGGAAATGATCTAaaactaaacacacacatacaacaagAAAATGCTGCAATTGCATTAAAAGTTTGGCATTCCTGATAAGCCTGGCAACCTTCCATTTTGTTCTGTTGCACTTGTTTTAATGGCGTTGGTGTGCTTTTGGGTTTTGGattatttctgtatttcaaCATGTTTGTATGCATGTTACCTGTGGACTGTAGTCAGATGTTGTCTGCACTCGGATGACAATCTTGTGCTCCAGAGGATGTGGAACTTTATAACCAGCAAAGAGAACCTGGGGATCCTTGAGCAGCTGCCTGCAGAAAAAACACGCGTAATGATACAATCATTAGAATTCAATGCAATGTTGTAAGTTATCAAATGATTTAATCGCCAATGTGAGCAGCACCTAAGAGTAAAGTTTTACAGTGGAAGGTTAGCTTGTTGTTAGCTTAGCCTCTTACGCGCGGATGATGTTTCCCAGCGTGTGGTCCTCCTTGTTCAGTGTGAAGAGACATGAATTTGGGACTTTGGTGTCTTTTGTGATTGTGATCTTCTTTTCACcatcaaacaacaaaaatgactcGAAAGCTGGAGGTGCGTTCATCTTTGCGGAGCGTGTTGTACACAAC comes from the Doryrhamphus excisus isolate RoL2022-K1 chromosome 18, RoL_Dexc_1.0, whole genome shotgun sequence genome and includes:
- the polr2j gene encoding DNA-directed RNA polymerase II subunit RPB11-a codes for the protein MNAPPAFESFLLFDGEKKITITKDTKVPNSCLFTLNKEDHTLGNIIRAQLLKDPQVLFAGYKVPHPLEHKIVIRVQTTSDYSPQEAFTNAITDLISELSLLEERFRVAIKDKQEGIE